Genomic window (Phragmites australis chromosome 5, lpPhrAust1.1, whole genome shotgun sequence):
AAAAGCCTCATCCTTGAATCACCCACCttctttatgcatctatcaacaccttaagCAGTAtaaggcttgctgagtaccttccatactcactcttgctgtcattcagatgaggaagtcgATGCCAACTTCACCAAAAGTGAAGGCGAGAATGAAGAGTAACCTTAGAAGTCGTGTTCGCACTTTAGTTGTTTGTGGCTTGGGTCTTTGCTTTTCACTGTGTTTTGTTTGCCGTTCAGTCAcgtttgtaatatattgtatgTGTTTGTAAACCTTTTATGCTCTGAACCTTAATATTTATGTACAAAGTttaactgtgatactacaactattatagtatacgtatcagctacttgatctagggatTGGTACAAGAAGCATAAAAAATCCTGAGTTCGGGGTCTTACACCAGCGAAGGAAGGGAGGCCTTGGCGGGGTACCTTTGGGAGGTGGGAAGCGGGGCTGGGGGCAAAAGAAGTGAGGCTTTGGCAGAGATCCCCTTTGTCCGAATGGTGGCAAGAGCGACCGGACGTTGGAGGATGGCATGGGGGAGAGCCATGCCAAACTTGGCTTGCGAGAGGAGCCAGATGGTGGGCCATCAAAATGGCGTGCACGTTGGAGGCTCTCTTCAAGATAGGAAATTGCTTGTTTTGGCGATCAACACAAATAAAAAGGTGGAATAGCTAGtttcttgaagatgctctaaCATTTTGAACTCATCAGACTTAGGTTTCAGCCCTTTATGCTGTCACCGACGAACTCAAACTCATCACATGCTATCCTTTTTTTTAAGCGCAAAGATACCCGTATTAAGAGGTAAAGATATCGTACAAAGACACGTACAAATACATGCACCTGCTAGAAGGATACAAAAGGACCAGCTATCCCAGCCAAAAGCATAGAGATCctcagaaagaaagaaaattgcAACTAGGCCCATGGAGACCACTGTGTATGCCAAAATCCCCGCACTTCGCCGAACTCCACCACCAGAGATGACGTCGAAGCAGGAGGAGAACAAACGATATACCATATAGACCTAGAAGAGCATCACCGCACCAAGGCTTAGATAAAAGTCACAGAAGCGCCCCCCCCCCAGTCCCCTAAGAACGGGAAGAAAACACATGTTGAAGTCCATCGGCGGGGGACACGCCCCATATCTTCTAGGCCCCAGACATGGCCATGTCGCTGGAAAATTGCGCAGGAGAAGAGCAGGTCCATCCGCCACATCGCCACAATACCCATAGCCATCATTCTAGCCACAACATAGAATCAGCGCCTTTGCCTCACCAGGCTAGAGCGCGCTGTCACTGGACTTAGAACCGACGACCCAAACACACAAACACAACAGACAAAGGATGACAAGCATCCCACACAAACGCAACACGCATACACAAACCTACATCACACTATCATCACCGGAGTCCTCACCATAGATGATGACTTCACGTCCTATCTCCTATTCGCTACTAAATATTATACAAGCATAACCGGACGTCGATCCACCAACACCTCACCTTCCTTGAAGACTCTAAGTCTGCCGAAGGAGTGGAGTCGGCAAGATCAACACTGAATTCTCAAAGTAGCCTATCAGATCGCCCCTGTCTACTGTAGATGGGGAACAATCTCTCTAGATTGGATCATTGGTATCATGGAAAGCAACGATTGTTGCGTAGGCTGTCCTTGGAATGGATGATGGCAGCAGGCAGCTATGGCTAGGCCTTCAACGAGACCGTGAGTAGGCTGGGACAAAAGGGTCATACCGTTCTCTAGCTAGGCCCTCCCAAAAGTGACCCCTTTGGACCGGTCTTCTCAGCCTGATTTAGGCCTGGCAAACCCGGGCCTCGGCCTATTTAACTATAGTGCTAAAGCTCTTCTTATGGCCCAGTCTAACATAAAAATAGGAAGAGTAGCCCACAGTAGCAGTGTTCTTGGGAAAATAATACTATCAGATTTGGTCTCATGTATTCATGACAAATGTAAAAAAGATATCATAAAAATTATTATGAAAGCAAAGAAAATCATGTGTGATGAAACGAAGAATAAAATAAATTGTCACATATCACGCTATGAATTAGATATATACCTAAACTTAAACGCATAAGATAATGTCTTAAAGGATTGTTCTCTGTGTTATTGGCATTTATGGAACGGTTCACTACCAATGGTTTATGTGACCAGATCACCCGattttgaattttcttttcttttcgccAATGCAAATTTCCTTGTGAATTTTGACCAATGCTTCTCGGAACATGATGCTCTGTACACTGTACTAGTATAGTGTTTGTTAGCCTGTATTTGCACTGCGCAGCTGCATACCTCTGGCCGGCCGTGGCGTGGGCCTAAGAACAAGCCTGATGGGAGGAGGGGTCTACCTACGGAGGCCGGTGGCAGATCCATTCACTCCATCAAAAATCTTGACGCGTTTCCAGAACTCGCTGACACGCCGAAAACAGAAGGTTTGGTGGCACCAACCTGAGTCGCCAACCTAGTGGCCAGTCTCCGTTGATGTTCCATAGCTTCAGGGCACCCAGGCTACCTTGTACGGCTGAACACTTTGCATGAGCGGGTGTCCTTACCAATATGGAACCTCACGTGGATAAAGGTGGTAACATGTCAGATCATGATTAAATAGAGCGAGAATATATCCGACTTAAAACTTGAAGTATCAAATCTGATCTAGCTTTGAAAATCTAATCGGGTGTAATTTTATTCCCGCTTCTGCTTTCGATGGGGACCCAAGACCATACCTTATCTCTTCACCATTCGTTCACTCCTCGTCCCAACCACCCATTTGGCCAGCCACGCTCACATCGCGCTAGGTCTGCCCCTCTCGCCCACCGTCGGCGTCTGTCCACCGTGTCTGCAAGCCGCGTGCTCACGTTTCGCGCCTCCCGCCCACCACCGGCGTCTGTCCATCGTGTTTGCAAGCCGTATGCTAGGTCTGCCCCTCCCGCCCACCACCAGCATCTGCCCACGCTCACATCGCGCTAGATCTACCCCTCCCACCCACCGTCGATGTCAGTGGTGGATCTACCCCTTCGACGCATCAAATCTGTGGGGGAGGGCACTCGAACGGCTATGTGGCCTGCGCTCGAGCTCAGACCAAGGTGAAGGCGCGTGAGCCTAACGGCTAAGCGCTAGCACCGTGTCGCCGAGAGCTCTCGCCCGTGCCACCGAGAGCCCATGCCGTGCCACCAAGAGCCCATGTCGCGTCGTCGTCGAACGCCCACGCCCGCGCCATCGAGCGCCCGCGCTGCGCCACCGCTGCACCATCTGTCGTCTGCGAGTCATGAGTAACTTAGCTTAGGTTAGCAGGCGCGGTGAGCTGTCGGGCCCGGGCACCAAGGTGGGCAATGGGACGGTGGAATCAGCTAGGTCGTAAGGGATTTCACATTTTGGCCTACGAGGTTTTTCGGGTTTCAAGTGGCACCCGTGTGTGAAAACACGGACCTAGACCTAGTTCGGGTTGAGACCCTGACTCGATGGCCTCACGAGACCATTTTTCTACTCGAACCCTTCCTCGTCGGGTTTGGAACCCGCAGGACCTGACTACGGGCAAACTATCATCCTTAAATGTAGATGCGAACGTGCGACTCAATCTCTACTATGCGCCTGTTTGCGAGTTGAGACTTTTCCAAAAGCTTTTTTAAAAGATGAGATTGAAAAGCTACTTATATAAAAGTTACATTTGAATTAACTTTTTGATGCggatgaaatatataatatatttaataCTCTTTAGAACATTATCCTAGAAGCTATAAAAGCTCCTTTAGATCAGCTTTCGATTTCCAGTAATACTTTTAGAAATAAACTGTTTAGTTCAACTTTTTGCTTCTAAGTAGCAAAAATCAGCAAAAGTTGAACTAAACAATGCCTATATAAAACACAAGTTTGTTTACGCATCACATCTACTCATACTCTCCTCATATCTAATAAAatccttaaaattcaaataatttagctACTTTTACTATCTACCCTTGTTCTTCAGCCTCACCACTCGTTACTAGCTACAATATAGGAcctattttactaatgaaaataaaaaaaaattaggatagAAATTAGCATATAATCTCTTTCTTATTTTTAGATCCTATTTAAAATTAAACTACGTCAACACTATCGACGTACTCATTCAACAGTGCACACATCaacatttttatatttatatttaattttattatatctaatgtttatattttttttattacaacGCTTCAGCACTGCTCTCCGGGATCAGGCTTGACACCTCGACAGTTGACATGTGCTGGTGCGGAGGCCGGAGATTGCCTGCCTGCTCTTGCGCGCTGCCGTAGCACGGCAAGCGCTGGCAGAGACGGCGTGCACATGTCACCAATGCATCTTTGCGCGAACGCCGGTCACCTCGCTCCGTCACATCTTCGTCCGATTCACGCATTGCCCTAGTTCAGATGGCACATCACAGAAAAGGGCTGATCAGAGTTTCACGGAAGGTAGCAGGCCAGCGGCTCTACTTCCACACTAATTCGTCGTAGGATATCCAAAATACAATAGCAGTATCTGTAGCTTCAAATAATCTCGTCTCGTTGTCAGTCACTCGCATTGTTCAATGGCACAACTCTATCATAAAATGTGCAAGCAAAAGACGAGAGGTGAGAGCTAGTATTTCAGTCCTTTAGATTCTGGTCATGCTTGTACACATCCAACTCTAGATAAAGAGAAAACACAAGTAGAACCAATGTATTACTTCATCAGTCCTAAAGTAACAGATGTATAATTTCTCTGTACAAATCTGAACTACAAACGAAGAACAGTCCTCGGGCATCTCGCAAAATCACACTACAAATCCCACAGCAAATCTGAGATTTCACAGGCAGCAGAGAGGACATCGCACTAGCCCGTTCTCATTGCACTCGGGGCACCGCCGGAAGCTTCCCACGTCCTCGAGGAACACCTTGCAACTCCCGGAGCATTCCTCGCATGGCACAAACCGCACGCCGCCGCAGCCGGAGCACGCCTCCAGCGCAATGCCCTTGCCGGCGATGCTCGGCGGCGCCATCTCGCAGGCTTCCAGTGCCTTGGACAGCTCCCCGGCCTCGTGCATTCGGCGGATCTCCTCGGCGCCGCCCAGGTGCTTGCCGTCCGCGAACACCTGCGGGAGCCTGCCCGCTGAGCCCAGCGCGGCGTGGAGCTCGTCCTTGAACCCGGAATGCATCGACAGGTCGCGCTCGTCGACGCGCACGCCGTAGCCGTGGAGGATAGACTTGGTGGACCAGCAGTCCTCGTACGTCTTGCGGATGCCGCGGAGGCTGGTCAGGTACAGCACCACCTTCCCGGCACTATCCGGCGGGGGTGGGGGAGCCGGCGGCTGCGGTGGCGCCATCTTGGCGAGCTTCGCGTCGATCCTCTGCTGAAACGCACTGACCCGCGCGCGCACGATGCCCGGGAACCGCTGTATCTCGCGCTTCTTGACGCCCTCCTCACTGCCCGTGCCGTCACGCTTCTTGATGCCCTCGTCGTTGCCCGGGCCGTCCTGTGGCGGGGATATCTCATCAAGCGCCTTCCGGAACGCGGCGATGACGTCCGGATCAAACTCAGGCGATCCTGGCGCCGACTTCTCCCGCCGCTCCTCGCTGTCGGCGTCGCCCTCCTCGTCCTTATCATCGAGGCCGTCCATGAGCTCCCACACGTTGATCACCTCAGGCTCGCGGACCAGCGTCTTGGCCGGCGAGCCCAGCACTTGCCTCTGCCTCCTCACCAGATGCTTCGGCGGCGGCGTCTTCGCCGCACTGACACCGCCATCGTCGCGCCACTTCATCATCTCCTCGTCCCGGTCCAGGCTGAGCGACCCCAGCGTGGAGGACTTGAGCGCGACGGTGTGGTGCACGCCCCCGGCGATCGGTCCGGAGCAGCTCCGCGCGTACGGCGACCGGCCGCCACCCCGGACGCCGCCGCGCAGTGCGTGCCTGGACCCCGTGCAACCCATCAGACAACGCCACAGTATAATCCAGAAAAAAACCACGAATTCGGCAGCAGGAAGGCGCAGCTCAATGGCGGCACAGAGCCTTCTTGGAGCTCCGGGCCATCCCTTGAGAGCAGCTGGACCAAGCACTGAAGTCGAACAGCTGCGACCAATTCAGAGGACTAGGTACGTAGCTGGGCGCGTCGCCACCGCCCAGGACACCAATTCAAGCCTGGATGGTGTTAGTCAAACGCGGGGTGCTCGACGGCGAGGTGGGGAGGTAGGAGGGGTGGAGCTAGCAGTTGAGCGAGATCTGAGGTGAGGCTAAGATGCAACgcgatgggggggggggggggggaaggaaACGCTTTAAGCCGTGCAAGTAATGAAGCGAGGCAGGAGCGTTTCGGGTCACGGGCGGGCGCCCGCCGTGTCCGCGCGTAAAGAGTAAGGGTAGCGCGGgtgctagaatttttttttgatttagTCGACACTATTCAGCCATCCGATTTAAATCGGATATACTAATCTAGTTTTATCGGGCTATTTTCACTTGTCTCCATTCTAGCATCATATACCGGTCATCCTTCACCACTCACGACTAGTAACGTCTCTATTGCCTCGTTGCTTCGTCTTTACATCCGTCACTTCTCTTAGACCTCCCTCCCTGGGATTTCTTTTTAAGTCCGGCGAGAAAGGAAAACTTTCTAAAATCAATCCCTCCTTTAACCTTCATCAGGAAGCTGCTACATTTGAAAATTAACAGGCGTGAAAGCGCAATAACTCACACGTTTGTGTTAGGAGCTACGGGTTCGTGATAGACCTATTCAAAGACTAGGTTGGGCTAGAACTGAGCTTTGAAAAGCTTAACAGAAAAACGACTAACCTGAGCTCAATACTAAACTGGGTTTGTAGCCCCAAGCCCGGTACACCATGGTTTTTTAGGCTACCTCAgtttggggggaggggggttcGAGCTTTTTCGGgtttcaaatctatttttaaaGCCtgagtttggaaaaaaaaaacctaagaGTGAGAAGTTAAGGTAagatcctgtttgtttcagctcagGATTATAATAAACTAGTGTATTTGTtctgagctgaaacaaacagctagtTTATTTGTTCAGATTATTATAAGTTGAAGCTCAGATTATAATAATTCCATAAGCTGTAAAAATGAGCTTATTTCAGTTTATTTTGATCTTCTACTATACTACTTATCAAATTTAAGAAAAATTACCAATCAGTACCACTCCTCCCATCCTACACCTGAATCCCCCACCCCCTATTGAGGGCATTGCAGATTTTTATCAATAATCCAGACTCCAATAATCTAGGTTACCAAACAGCTCACAGGTTTCCTCTAGATTATCATAATCCAATTTATTATAATCTACCATCTATAAGCCGTTTATTATAATCctaagttgaaacaaacagggtcTAAACCTGAGTTAGACTAAACTGGGTTGGGTTTTTTTACTAAATCGGGTTAAATTTATCAAGCCAGGCTGTCCATTACCAGTCTATTTTGTAGGGATTCGTATCCTCTAATTTTGCTCAAGCAAAATCAGAGATGTTACCATAACGTGACTTTGGTTAGTTCTCAGCCGTTATCGTGAGTGCTACAGTAAAACTGCACAGACTCCGTACCTTTCACGCGAATTACTGTAGCATTATGTGTGTCCATTTCGTAGTCCTCGGCCGTACCCGGTGGGGGATGTTTGCGCGCTTAGAAGAATCTCATGTCAGTGCCGCCCGGCAACCGGCTCGCGGTGGCTCTGATAGGATGTAACTAACTGGAATCACGAGACTATCCGCATCGGCGTGAGAGAGATTACATGCATCGGATCGAGCTGTCGACCGTTCCTTGAAAGTTCGGTATCGCACGTGCATAGGAGTTTGGGGTTGGGCATTGCGCACAAGTGCTTGGAGCAAGGATCGTACGTTGTTTAATGTCGTACCTGTCAATTCGGTAGCATCGGCACGGTTAGGTTCGTACAATGTCATCTCAGCGGCGATCTGCCGTGCCGGAGCGCATCGGGTGGTGCGGTTTTTAGTTTACACGACCCCTTGATGGGTGACGATGTGCGCGCGCGAACTAGCGTTAAGATGGAGGAGTATCTAACTACGTGATCGTCAGGTCGCGTGGTATTAAAACTTGCTGTGGATACGGATCATGGACCACACACGTCGGATCCTGCGCCTTCGAAGTTCGAATTGGTAAGTTGCACATCCTCAATCCTGAATTCTGATTTGCGAACTTGAATTTGGCACAGCGGGCAAGTGTGCAACGGAGGATCCAGCAGCCGCAGGCACCTGTCCCCGTCGATCGCTGCAACGCAGCAGCTCACCCTTTTCTCTTTGTCCGTAAGAGAACTCCGCAACTGCACAGCTGAACCTAGGAGGTGTCGCGTTGGTGTCAACAGGAAACGCACGTCGATGTCACGTTCCCGATAGGATTGTAAATTTGCAACAGTAGCATAGTGGGGTACAAGAGAAGCAATTGGGACTGGGATCAGAATAATAGAGATGGGGAACAGAAAGGAATTGCGTTGCGAAATAGAGTTCATGTGTTTACATCTCAGCTgccttccttctccctctctacTTTAGTCTTGGTTCTGTTTGCGGCTTTCTTCTTCGTCTCCTGTCTCCTTCTTGCACAGCGACCGTGACAGTCTAGGCCAATCCGCCGACGTGCATCAGCGACTTTGAAAGCTCGGAGTCTGAACATGGAACCGGGCAAAGTTTTACACGGTCCAGCACACACCTTTACCGCGGCGTCCTTCTCATCTACCAGCCGGCTACGCACGCGCCCACGATTTCTGAAGCTTTGAACCGCGCTGCCCCGCGATTTCACCGAGTCACACCGACGCGCTGCTGGAGCTGGACCAACGCGAGAGCGATTCGAAGCTTCGAACCCTTTCGGGCAAGAATTTTGGCTATTTCTCGGTGTTGGTTGGTGGCGGCCAGTGGCGGCCGGCGACTGCTGACTGTGGTGGTGAGCAGGTCAGGGTGAGCGGCGGGAGTGCTCGTGCGTTGCTTCCACGAGAGCCGGGTTTTGGCGCGTGGGTGGCATGTCAACTCGCCTGCCGATCCTCATCCACTCGTCGTTCTTTCCAGTCGGTGGTTTGTCCGATTACGGTTCCCGTTTACTCTTTTAGAAAAGGAATTTCTTTATTCTGGTCTCTATATAAGATATGCGTTCAATCATCTATCATTATATTATGAGAAAATCTATGATTCACTATTAAATAACTACTAATTCTACAATCtatcatcgaataaattc
Coding sequences:
- the LOC133919800 gene encoding uncharacterized protein At5g39865-like, with amino-acid sequence MGCTGSRHALRGGVRGGGRSPYARSCSGPIAGGVHHTVALKSSTLGSLSLDRDEEMMKWRDDGGVSAAKTPPPKHLVRRQRQVLGSPAKTLVREPEVINVWELMDGLDDKDEEGDADSEERREKSAPGSPEFDPDVIAAFRKALDEISPPQDGPGNDEGIKKRDGTGSEEGVKKREIQRFPGIVRARVSAFQQRIDAKLAKMAPPQPPAPPPPPDSAGKVVLYLTSLRGIRKTYEDCWSTKSILHGYGVRVDERDLSMHSGFKDELHAALGSAGRLPQVFADGKHLGGAEEIRRMHEAGELSKALEACEMAPPSIAGKGIALEACSGCGGVRFVPCEECSGSCKVFLEDVGSFRRCPECNENGLVRCPLCCL